The Candidatus Limnocylindrales bacterium DNA segment CTTCGACCGCGAGCGTGACCGCGTCCTCGTCATACGCCGCCACCGCGCGCTCGCCCTTGCCGCCCGCGGTGCCGAGTGCCGCGCCGATGGTCTTGCGCACAATACGGTGAAACGGGACATAGGTTCCGAACGAGACAATGCCGGCCATCGATCACTCCAGAAACGAAAAAGGGGACAGGTACATTTAATTTTCCGCTGAAAATTTGAGCCTGCCCGATCCGAGGCTACAGCTGTTCGGGGTGCTCGAGGCGGTGCCGGATCAATGCCAGACCGCGCGAGACATAGAATCCGTCCTCGGTGCGCTCGTCGTACGTGTACTTCAGGTCGAACACGTCTGCCGCCACGATCTCGCCGGCGTCGTTGACGACCGGCACTTTCTTGAGAAGGCCGATCGTCAGGAACACGGGAATCGTCCCGTAGTCGTAGTTGTGATGATAGCACGCGTCGAGGCCGACGCTGCCCAGATTGGCGACGAACGCGGTCGCGAACAGCGGATCGTTGTCGATCATCGCCTTCGGAAAAAGATTGCGTTCGTTGAGCCAGCGGCCGATCCGGACGACGCGGGCGAGAACGAACGGCGGCATCTTCAGCAGAAGGCTGATCTCACGATCGGTGTCGGATTCCTTGCCGGAGCGGCCCATGAGCTGCGTATCCCACAGCGAGTCGACCATCTCCTCGAACGTCTCGTCCTTCGGAAAATTTCGCTTCGCGGTGTAGATGGGCGCGTCGTCGCTCATGCCGCGCTTGCCGGAGAACGACAGCCACACGCCGCGGCGCTGCCAGTAGCGGCCGCCCGCAACGAAACGGTTGACGCGCGGCCGGTCGTGAATGCACATCGCAAGCGACCGCAGCACCATGTGAAACACGGATGCCGGCCGCTCCGGCGGCCGCTTGGCGTTCAGACGCGCGAGGAACTCGATCGCCGGCGCGGCAAACACCTGGTCGCCGAAGAACACCGAGGATTCATTTCGCGACGGCATCACGAACGGCATGATGCGACGCACCGGATGCACGTCGGGAACAAGATCGGCGTCAGACCTGGAAAGTGGAGCCACGGAACCTCCGGGGGTCGTTCAGGCGCCGGCGGCGGCCGCGGCAAGCGAACCGCGCGCACGCGCGAGATCGTCGGCCCAGCGCTCCGAGCAGCGCAGCGACAGCGCGACGATCGTTTCCATCGGATTCACGCCGATCGAAGACGGGATGATGCTCGCGTCGGCGATGACGAGCCCGCCGAGGCCATGCACGCGGCCCCACGCATCGACGACGCCGCCCTTGCGGTCGCGCGACATGCGGGCGCTGCTCATGATGTGCACCGTCATCAGCTCGATGTTGTGGCGCTTGCGCGGCCGCGAGTCGATGCGGCGCAGCTCGTCGGCGCTCTTCAGCTCGGCAAGGTCGCCGAACGGCAGCAGCACCGCTTTGGCACCGGCCGCAAACATCTGCTCGGCCGACATGCGCACGCCGCGGTGGATGGTCTCGACGTCGCGCGGCGAGAGCCGGAAGCTCATCCACGGCTCGAGGTCGGGACCGAGGCCGACGCGGCCGACGCCGGTGTCTTCGATCAGGCAGCCGGCCGTCATCATGTAGTTGTACAGCGCCATGCGCTCGGCGTGCTCGCGCCCGAAGCCCGGAATGCCGGTCGCCAGGATTCCCGGCGGCACGCCCGCATAGGCAAGCAGGATTCCGTCGTCGAGAAACTGATGGATCTGGTGCGCCTGATGCGCTCCGACCCACGGATTGACGCGATCCTCGAACACGCCGACGACTTTTGCGTTCGGATGCGTGTGCAGCCCGCGTCCGACCTGGCCGCCGAAGACTCCGCTGCGCATCAGGATCGCCGGCGTCTGGCGCGCACCGGCGGCGAGCACGACGAGATCGGCGAAGATTTCGAACTCGCCGAGCTTGACGCCGGCTTCGTTCTTGCGACGGCCGCGCTCGTCGACGAAATGGCCGCGCACGCCGACCGCCTGGCTGCCGCGAAACAGCACGCGCTTGACCTTTGCGTACGTGAGCAGGTGCGTGCCTTTGGCGAGCGTGCGCGGAATTTCGGTGACGAGCATCGAGCGCTTCGCGCCGGTCGGACAGCCGAAGCCGCAATTGTTGAGGCCGACGCAGCGATGCATGTCGCGCGGGTTGTCCTCGACGCGCCAGCCGAGCTTCTTTGCACCGGCGACGAACAGCTCGTCGTTTCGTCCGAGCGTGTCCTTGTTCTGATACTCGACGTGCAGGATCTGCTGCGCGCGCTCGAAGTACGGCGCCATGGACCGCGCGTCGGTTGCTTCGATGCGGAAGTCTTCGCTCCACTGCGCGAGCACATGCTCGGGAGTGGGCCACGACATGCCGCCGTTGATCGTCGTCGATCCGCCGACGCAGCGTCCTTCGGCGAAAAGGATCGGTGGGCGGCCCATGATCGAGCTGGTGCCGGCGTCGCGGTAGAGGCGCTGCAGCGACGAGATCGGATCGGTGCGGAACGACTCGGTACGGTGGAGCCCGCCTTCCTCAAGCAGCACCACATCGTAACCGGCATCGCGAAGCTGCGCAGCAGCCGGTGCACCGCCGGCGCCGGTTCCGACCACGACGACGTCGGTCACATAACGGCGCCGCTTCGGGTCGCTGCCGAGGAAGCGGCCGTCTTCGACGTTCGGGTATTCGAGGTGGAACTCCGGCGGAGTTTCGTCGTGGACGTGATCGGCGGGAAGCGGCATCGCGTTCACGACACGCCGCCTGCCGAAACCGGCGTGCTTTGTTCGTTCTGTTCGGCGCGCTGGCTGGTGCGCGCGGCTTCGGCCGCTGCCGCTTCGCGCAGGATCTTCTCGCGCATCACGCGCGCACGGAACTTCACGCGCTCGTCCGCCCTGCCCTGCCAGTCGACTTCCATCGCTTCGAGGATTTTCGGGTGCTGGTAGAAGCACACGAACACCAGCGCGCGGACGCCCTGATAAAGAAGCGAGAGCGCGCTGCCCGCGCGCTCCCAGTGATGGATGTAGCGAGCCGCCGTCTCCTCGTCCATCGACGAGAACGTGCGGAAGCCCTCACGGAAAAGGAACGGACCGTACTCGAGAAGGCGAAGTCCGAGTGGAAAACCCAGGCGAGTGGTGGTCGGAAGATATTCGAGGAAGCCGGCCATCGAGCGCAGCACGTCGTCGTCGACGTCGATGTCGAATACACCGCCGCGCGGCCGCATGACCGCTACAGCGTGTTTGAGAATTCGCATCGAGGTGTTGCCGAGCACGTCCGGTCCTCTTCATTTTGCGCGCCGCGGCGTCGTTGCCCCCGGCACGTCCGCTGCTATGATCCCGGCCGCGCTCCGCACGAGCCGCGATCGCACGCAGGAGGCCGTTGATGTCACAGCCCGAGGCCACTCTCAAGGAACTCGTTACGCGAGCGCTGCCCGATCCGGGCGAAATTGCTTCTTTTCTGGAC contains these protein-coding regions:
- a CDS encoding GMC family oxidoreductase, which gives rise to MPLPADHVHDETPPEFHLEYPNVEDGRFLGSDPKRRRYVTDVVVVGTGAGGAPAAAQLRDAGYDVVLLEEGGLHRTESFRTDPISSLQRLYRDAGTSSIMGRPPILFAEGRCVGGSTTINGGMSWPTPEHVLAQWSEDFRIEATDARSMAPYFERAQQILHVEYQNKDTLGRNDELFVAGAKKLGWRVEDNPRDMHRCVGLNNCGFGCPTGAKRSMLVTEIPRTLAKGTHLLTYAKVKRVLFRGSQAVGVRGHFVDERGRRKNEAGVKLGEFEIFADLVVLAAGARQTPAILMRSGVFGGQVGRGLHTHPNAKVVGVFEDRVNPWVGAHQAHQIHQFLDDGILLAYAGVPPGILATGIPGFGREHAERMALYNYMMTAGCLIEDTGVGRVGLGPDLEPWMSFRLSPRDVETIHRGVRMSAEQMFAAGAKAVLLPFGDLAELKSADELRRIDSRPRKRHNIELMTVHIMSSARMSRDRKGGVVDAWGRVHGLGGLVIADASIIPSSIGVNPMETIVALSLRCSERWADDLARARGSLAAAAAGA